The following are from one region of the Marinomonas sp. CT5 genome:
- a CDS encoding aldehyde dehydrogenase family protein, producing MIYAQPGTNGSLISFEAQYGNFIGGEWVAPVKGQYFDNISPVNGEVFCQIPRSTEEDINLALDAAHAARAAWGKTSVTNRSNILLKIADRIEQNLEALAVAETWDNGKAVRETLNADIPLAADHFRYFAGCLRAQEGSTAELDEHTVAYHFHEPLGVVGQIIPWNFPILMAAWKLAPALAAGNCVVLKPAEQTPASILELVKLIQDLLPPGVLNIVNGFGKEAGEALATSKRIAKIAFTGSTPVGSHILKCAAENIIPSTVELGGKSPNIYFADVMQHEEAFISKCVEGLVLAFFNQGEVCTCPSRALVHESIYDEFMALVIERTKTIKRGNPLDTDVQVGAQASKQQFDKIMSYIDIGKEEGAELLIGGDIESVEGLDKGFYVQPTLFKGSNHMRIFQEEIFGPVVSVTTFKDEAEALAIANDSEFGLGAGVWTRDTNLAYRMGRNLEAGRVWMNCYHQYPAHSAFGGYKKSGVGRETHKIALEHYQQTKNMLVSYDVNPLGFF from the coding sequence ATGATCTACGCACAACCTGGAACTAATGGTAGCTTGATTTCATTTGAAGCTCAGTACGGTAATTTTATCGGTGGTGAATGGGTTGCCCCGGTGAAAGGCCAATACTTCGATAATATTAGTCCTGTGAATGGTGAAGTGTTTTGTCAAATTCCTCGCTCCACTGAAGAAGATATCAATCTTGCCCTTGATGCTGCTCACGCTGCTCGTGCTGCATGGGGAAAAACCTCCGTTACTAATCGCTCCAATATCCTATTAAAAATTGCCGATCGTATTGAGCAGAACCTAGAAGCCTTAGCCGTTGCTGAAACATGGGACAATGGTAAAGCCGTTCGTGAAACCTTGAACGCCGACATTCCTCTAGCGGCTGATCACTTTCGTTATTTTGCTGGTTGTCTAAGGGCACAAGAAGGCAGCACAGCTGAGTTAGATGAACATACTGTGGCCTATCATTTTCATGAGCCATTAGGGGTTGTAGGGCAAATTATTCCTTGGAACTTCCCCATCTTGATGGCAGCTTGGAAATTGGCGCCAGCATTGGCTGCAGGTAACTGTGTAGTGCTAAAACCAGCAGAACAAACGCCAGCGTCTATTCTAGAGTTGGTTAAATTAATTCAAGACCTACTACCACCAGGTGTGCTTAATATCGTTAACGGTTTCGGTAAAGAAGCGGGTGAAGCGTTAGCGACGAGTAAGCGTATTGCTAAAATCGCCTTTACTGGTTCTACGCCAGTTGGGTCGCATATTTTGAAATGTGCTGCTGAGAATATCATTCCTTCCACGGTTGAATTAGGTGGTAAATCACCGAATATTTATTTCGCGGATGTTATGCAGCATGAGGAAGCTTTTATTAGTAAATGCGTAGAAGGATTGGTATTGGCTTTCTTTAACCAAGGTGAGGTGTGTACATGTCCTTCTCGCGCTTTGGTCCACGAATCTATTTATGATGAGTTCATGGCGTTAGTCATTGAGCGTACGAAAACCATCAAACGTGGTAATCCATTAGATACCGATGTGCAAGTCGGTGCTCAGGCATCTAAACAGCAGTTTGATAAAATAATGAGTTACATTGATATAGGTAAAGAAGAAGGGGCTGAATTACTAATAGGTGGTGATATCGAATCAGTGGAAGGGTTGGATAAAGGTTTTTATGTTCAGCCGACTTTATTTAAAGGTTCCAATCATATGCGTATTTTCCAAGAAGAAATTTTTGGGCCTGTGGTCAGTGTGACGACATTCAAAGATGAAGCTGAAGCATTAGCGATTGCTAACGACAGTGAGTTTGGTCTAGGAGCTGGAGTGTGGACGCGCGACACCAATCTTGCCTATCGCATGGGACGTAATCTTGAAGCGGGTCGTGTCTGGATGAACTGTTATCATCAGTATCCTGCTCACTCTGCTTTTGGTGGTTATAAAAAATCAGGTGTTGGTCGCGAGACTCATAAAATTGCATTAGAACATTATCAACAAACGAAAAATATGTTGGTTAGCTACGATGTGAATCCATTAGGCTTCTTCTAA
- a CDS encoding AraC family transcriptional regulator — translation MSRSISTEKTLQQHKRAPIQLVENRVCFAGPHSELSIYDTYEQAQKVSLKADSLLYCGMVTGAKVMHTKEHDNIPFLPHESFILAPKEEVFIDFPEAQFHNPTTCLTIAISQERVAQICDRMNDIMVASLPSGVTLDAGQHLHTLHTQATQQLIDRLTSEFLRNDPDRDLLVDFGVSELVTRILRHHGRDALLQFTQHSPDANGLTCVIQWIEQNLAQSLDINQLAKMACMSRSRFYECFKRQLGCTPVEYQHQRRMSRAYQRLQEKCSVTEVSYELGYLSLSHFSRRFHQHFGISPRQVTQTKLHS, via the coding sequence ATGAGCCGTTCTATCTCGACAGAGAAAACATTACAGCAACATAAACGTGCGCCAATACAATTGGTCGAAAACCGTGTATGTTTCGCAGGACCACACTCAGAGTTAAGTATTTATGATACTTATGAACAAGCACAAAAAGTCAGCCTAAAAGCCGATTCTTTGCTGTATTGTGGAATGGTAACGGGGGCAAAAGTCATGCACACCAAAGAGCATGACAACATCCCTTTTCTTCCCCATGAGTCTTTTATCTTGGCCCCTAAAGAAGAAGTCTTTATCGATTTTCCGGAAGCCCAGTTTCATAATCCAACCACTTGTCTCACCATTGCTATTTCTCAAGAAAGAGTGGCGCAAATCTGTGATCGAATGAATGACATTATGGTGGCTTCTTTACCTTCAGGTGTCACTCTCGATGCCGGCCAACATCTACATACTCTTCACACTCAAGCGACACAGCAGTTAATTGATAGGCTAACCAGCGAATTTCTACGCAATGACCCTGATCGTGATTTACTCGTTGACTTTGGGGTTAGTGAATTAGTAACACGCATCCTCAGGCACCACGGACGAGATGCGCTATTGCAGTTCACTCAACATTCACCGGATGCAAATGGATTAACCTGCGTCATACAATGGATAGAACAAAACCTCGCTCAATCATTAGATATTAACCAACTCGCCAAAATGGCTTGTATGAGCCGAAGTCGTTTCTACGAGTGTTTTAAACGCCAGTTAGGTTGTACACCAGTTGAATACCAGCATCAGCGCCGAATGAGCCGTGCCTATCAACGTTTACAAGAAAAGTGTTCGGTAACAGAAGTGAGTTATGAATTAGGCTATTTAAGTTTGAGCCACTTTAGTCGACGTTTCCATCAACATTTTGGCATATCGCCTAGGCAAGTGACTCAAACTAAACTTCACTCATAA